In one Chitinophaga sancti genomic region, the following are encoded:
- a CDS encoding FG-GAP-like repeat-containing protein, whose product MKTLNSLTLLCLSAVLFSCKKETAPQSANSGLRPDAGTLATTMPETYSQTSTFPVANTLGYYSGDFNGDGSSDVFQPYNNNGLLGIYVHQIANGGSPTTLVNQTAGLNDAGALSIGFVVGDYDGDGRDDLIQCWNWQGQMALNVLRSTGFSFVNTVENVMSKPATTIGLYPVDVDGDGKTDVAQLLSNGGQLRIIVYRSTGSSFVEYSDDTMAQGSGSVGFFTDNLDSDSKTEIVQGWNNGGNLSYIVYHVVNGHYTQYFTGNTTQGAGNTGLIPIDFAGTSAPAMVQAWNENGRTSFFLYTIVWSPNTGVGLDYSLPQYFTTNQGAGNVAWLSVKRAGQNNSVLQVWNNGGFVAFFKYTPTL is encoded by the coding sequence ATGAAAACTCTCAATTCTTTGACACTGCTCTGCCTGTCAGCAGTGCTTTTCAGCTGTAAAAAAGAAACAGCCCCTCAATCTGCCAACAGTGGATTAAGACCTGATGCAGGTACCCTCGCCACAACTATGCCAGAGACTTACAGTCAGACATCCACGTTCCCGGTAGCCAACACTCTGGGCTACTATTCCGGCGATTTTAACGGTGATGGCAGCTCAGACGTTTTTCAGCCATACAACAACAATGGCTTACTGGGCATTTATGTGCACCAAATCGCTAACGGCGGGTCACCTACTACACTTGTCAACCAGACAGCCGGCCTTAATGACGCTGGTGCCCTAAGTATCGGTTTCGTAGTTGGCGACTATGACGGAGATGGCAGAGACGACCTGATCCAATGCTGGAACTGGCAAGGTCAGATGGCATTGAACGTGCTGAGATCTACCGGGTTCAGTTTTGTAAATACCGTTGAAAATGTAATGTCAAAACCAGCAACCACCATCGGTCTTTACCCGGTTGATGTAGATGGTGACGGTAAGACAGACGTTGCACAATTATTATCAAATGGTGGTCAGCTCAGGATCATTGTGTATCGTTCCACAGGTTCTTCTTTCGTAGAATACTCTGACGATACAATGGCTCAGGGTAGCGGTTCTGTTGGCTTTTTTACTGACAACTTAGACAGCGATTCGAAGACAGAAATTGTACAGGGCTGGAACAATGGTGGTAATCTCAGTTATATTGTTTACCACGTTGTAAATGGTCACTATACACAGTATTTTACTGGTAATACCACACAGGGAGCAGGTAATACAGGCTTAATTCCAATCGACTTTGCCGGCACTTCTGCACCGGCCATGGTACAGGCATGGAATGAGAATGGCAGAACAAGCTTTTTTCTGTATACAATTGTTTGGAGTCCAAATACAGGTGTAGGTCTTGATTATAGCCTTCCCCAGTACTTTACGACTAACCAGGGAGCTGGCAATGTGGCCTGGCTTTCTGTGAAACGCGCCGGGCAGAATAATTCCGTTTTACAGGTATGGAACAATGGTGGCTTTGTGGCGTTCTTTAAATACACGCCTACATTATAA
- a CDS encoding aldo/keto reductase has translation MEFRQLGESELKVSAITFGAWAIGGWMWGGAERKDAVEAIKASIEEGVTSIDTAPIYGQGLSEEIVGEALKGMDRSKVQILTKFGMRWDLAKGEFGFKSKDNDGRDIDIYKYAGKESVILECENSLKRLGTDYIDLLQIHWPDSTTPIEETFEAVALLKQQGKIREAGVCNYNATQMEKAETVVKLASNQVPFSMVERNIEKETLPYCIEHKKGILAYSPLQRGLLTGKIKPGHKFGEGDTRAGSKYYKEENLVRINAFLDQIRPMAESKNVTLAQLVIRWTIERPGITVALVGARDANQAIQNARAINVKLAAEEIKYINDKLYQLALV, from the coding sequence ATGGAATTTAGACAATTAGGCGAAAGCGAACTGAAAGTAAGCGCTATTACATTTGGCGCATGGGCAATTGGTGGATGGATGTGGGGCGGTGCGGAACGCAAAGACGCTGTGGAAGCCATCAAAGCATCTATCGAAGAAGGGGTGACCTCTATTGATACGGCTCCTATTTATGGCCAGGGATTGAGTGAAGAAATTGTAGGCGAAGCACTGAAAGGCATGGACCGCAGTAAGGTACAGATCCTGACTAAATTTGGTATGCGCTGGGATCTTGCAAAAGGTGAGTTTGGTTTTAAAAGCAAGGATAACGATGGCAGGGATATCGATATCTACAAATATGCAGGAAAGGAAAGCGTGATCCTGGAATGTGAGAATAGTCTGAAGAGACTGGGTACTGATTATATCGACCTGCTGCAGATCCACTGGCCTGATTCTACTACGCCGATTGAAGAAACCTTTGAAGCGGTAGCCTTGTTGAAACAGCAGGGTAAGATCCGCGAAGCCGGTGTATGTAATTACAATGCAACGCAGATGGAGAAAGCGGAGACGGTGGTAAAACTGGCTTCTAACCAGGTGCCGTTTAGTATGGTGGAGCGCAACATTGAAAAGGAAACCCTGCCTTATTGTATAGAACACAAAAAAGGCATCCTGGCATATAGTCCTTTGCAGAGAGGTTTATTAACTGGTAAGATCAAACCAGGGCATAAATTTGGCGAAGGTGATACACGTGCGGGATCTAAATACTACAAAGAAGAAAACCTGGTACGGATCAATGCATTTCTGGACCAGATCCGCCCGATGGCAGAGAGTAAGAATGTGACACTGGCACAATTGGTGATCCGCTGGACGATAGAAAGGCCGGGTATCACAGTTGCCCTGGTGGGTGCACGGGATGCGAACCAGGCGATCCAGAATGCACGGGCGATCAATGTGAAGCTGGCCGCAGAAGAGATCAAGTATATTAACGATAAATTATATCAATTAGCGTTAGTCTAA
- the hppD gene encoding 4-hydroxyphenylpyruvate dioxygenase — translation MSTAPDAAVAAAPANVKDFLPLNGTDYVEFYVGNAKQAAHYYKTAFGFQSLAYAGPETGVRDRASYVLVQNKLRFVLTTPLQPGNDIAAHIAAHGDGVKVLALWVDDARAAFEETVKRGAKPYMEPKEEKDEFGTVVRSGIHAYGDTVHIFVERKHYNGPFLPGYKEWKTTYNPTSTGLQYVDHCVGNVGWNEMNTWVDFYEQVMGFRNLLSFDDKDISTEYSALMSKVMSNGNGRVKFPINEPAEGKKKSQIEEYLDFYGGPGVQHVAIATNNIIQTVTDLQDRGVEFLKVPGSYYDTLLDRVGEIDEDLQPLRELGILVDRDDEGYLLQIFTKPVQDRPTVFFEIIQRKGAQSFGKGNFKALFESIEREQALRGNL, via the coding sequence ATGAGTACTGCTCCTGATGCTGCTGTAGCAGCAGCTCCTGCCAATGTAAAAGACTTTTTACCATTGAACGGCACTGACTACGTTGAATTCTATGTAGGCAATGCAAAACAGGCCGCCCACTATTACAAAACGGCTTTCGGCTTCCAATCCCTTGCATATGCAGGACCTGAAACAGGAGTGAGAGATCGCGCCTCCTATGTACTGGTGCAGAATAAACTGCGCTTTGTACTCACTACGCCACTCCAGCCAGGCAATGATATAGCAGCACACATTGCTGCGCACGGCGATGGTGTGAAAGTGCTCGCACTCTGGGTAGACGATGCCCGCGCTGCATTTGAAGAAACTGTAAAGAGAGGCGCAAAACCTTATATGGAGCCAAAAGAAGAAAAAGATGAATTTGGTACAGTAGTACGCAGTGGTATTCATGCTTATGGTGATACTGTACACATCTTTGTAGAAAGAAAGCATTACAATGGTCCTTTCCTGCCAGGGTACAAAGAATGGAAGACCACTTACAACCCGACTAGTACAGGTTTGCAGTATGTAGACCATTGCGTGGGTAATGTAGGCTGGAACGAAATGAATACCTGGGTGGATTTCTACGAACAGGTCATGGGCTTCCGCAACCTGCTTTCTTTTGATGATAAGGATATTTCTACTGAGTATTCTGCCCTGATGAGTAAGGTAATGAGCAATGGCAACGGCCGTGTGAAATTCCCGATCAATGAGCCGGCAGAAGGCAAGAAGAAATCACAGATCGAAGAATACCTCGACTTCTACGGTGGCCCGGGTGTACAGCACGTAGCCATCGCCACCAATAATATTATCCAGACAGTAACCGACCTGCAGGACAGAGGCGTAGAATTCCTGAAAGTACCGGGATCTTACTACGATACTTTGCTGGACAGGGTAGGAGAGATCGACGAAGATCTGCAGCCACTGAGAGAGCTGGGGATCCTGGTAGATCGCGATGACGAAGGTTACCTGTTGCAGATTTTTACCAAACCGGTACAGGACAGACCTACAGTTTTCTTTGAAATCATCCAGCGTAAAGGTGCCCAATCATTTGGAAAAGGCAACTTCAAGGCATTGTTTGAATCTATTGAAAGGGAACAGGCATTAAGAGGCAACCTGTAA
- a CDS encoding L,D-transpeptidase family protein: MKQVVLAVMILLGVGKVFAQQQSFLDNQKMFPKVGVAYRDKEEQLKKEFEKKGLEYPAKYIFLRSFKLDSELEIWVKNKATDTFRLFKSYRVCTLSGKMGPKRKEGDQQVPEGFYYINDFNPNSNYHLSLGINYPNFSDKILSDQKKPGNEIYIHGSCLTIGCIPLTDEFIEEVYVLAVNAKNAGQDFIPVHVFPVKFGRTRSLEYLQGVKLNPDDKTSTKFWADLKTAYDYFEQHHRLPVVLVDNKGQYIM; the protein is encoded by the coding sequence ATGAAACAGGTCGTTTTAGCAGTAATGATACTTCTTGGGGTAGGAAAAGTGTTTGCCCAGCAGCAGTCATTCCTGGACAACCAGAAGATGTTCCCGAAAGTAGGCGTTGCCTACCGGGATAAGGAAGAGCAATTAAAGAAGGAGTTTGAAAAGAAAGGCCTGGAATACCCGGCTAAATACATCTTCCTGCGCTCGTTCAAACTGGATAGTGAGCTGGAAATCTGGGTTAAAAACAAGGCTACCGATACTTTCCGCCTGTTTAAATCTTACCGGGTATGTACCCTGTCAGGCAAAATGGGCCCTAAACGTAAGGAGGGGGACCAGCAGGTACCGGAAGGGTTCTATTACATCAATGACTTCAATCCGAATAGCAACTACCACCTGTCGCTGGGGATCAATTACCCGAATTTCTCCGACAAGATCCTGAGTGATCAGAAGAAGCCGGGCAATGAGATCTATATCCACGGTAGCTGCCTTACCATCGGCTGTATTCCGCTGACCGATGAATTTATCGAGGAAGTATACGTCCTGGCTGTAAATGCCAAGAATGCAGGTCAGGACTTCATACCGGTACATGTATTCCCGGTTAAATTTGGCCGTACCCGTTCATTGGAATACCTGCAGGGGGTAAAACTGAACCCGGACGATAAAACATCGACCAAGTTCTGGGCGGACCTGAAAACCGCTTACGATTACTTCGAACAGCACCATCGCCTTCCGGTTGTCCTTGTTGACAACAAAGGCCAATATATTATGTAA
- a CDS encoding gluconate 2-dehydrogenase subunit 3 family protein: protein MNRREAIRNVAILLGSAVSASTLSALEGCNPKGPDNYALQAPETKKMLAEIVETIIPETDTPGAKAARVDEFIALMLNDCYKPEDQQLVLDGLKKIDDAAQKQFKKPFVDLNEEQKAGILTEIDKERVAYNKRENKKEKDPAHYFQILKELTLIGYFTSEAGATKSLRYIQVPGKYEGCIPYAKGEKAWAM, encoded by the coding sequence ATGAACAGAAGAGAAGCCATTCGGAACGTTGCCATTCTCTTAGGGTCGGCAGTTTCCGCGTCCACGTTGTCAGCCCTGGAAGGCTGTAATCCAAAAGGCCCTGATAACTATGCATTACAGGCGCCAGAAACCAAAAAGATGTTGGCCGAGATCGTAGAAACCATCATCCCGGAAACCGATACGCCGGGTGCTAAAGCCGCCAGGGTAGATGAGTTTATTGCCCTCATGCTCAACGATTGTTACAAACCGGAAGATCAGCAACTGGTACTGGATGGTCTGAAAAAGATCGATGATGCCGCACAAAAGCAATTTAAAAAGCCATTTGTAGACCTGAACGAAGAACAGAAAGCTGGTATTCTGACTGAGATTGACAAGGAACGGGTTGCTTATAATAAACGTGAGAATAAAAAGGAAAAGGATCCCGCGCACTATTTCCAGATCCTGAAAGAACTGACACTGATAGGGTATTTCACCTCCGAAGCGGGTGCAACCAAATCACTCCGGTATATACAGGTGCCAGGAAAATATGAAGGTTGTATTCCTTATGCCAAAGGCGAGAAGGCCTGGGCTATGTAG